In Mycobacterium sp. JS623, one genomic interval encodes:
- a CDS encoding S9 family peptidase, whose product MKPPEAKRIDTRREHHGDVFIDPYEWLRDKDNPEVIDYLKAENDYTEHATEGLAPLRQKIFDEIKARTKETDLSVPTRRGEWWYYGRSFEGKQYSVQCRCPVTDPDDWVPPLLDEDTEIPGEQILLDENVEAEGHDFFALGAASVSLDGNILAYSVDVKGDERYTLRFKDLRTGLLYDDEIVGIAAGATWAADNRTVYYVTVDEAWRPDTVWRHRLGAGLPAQRVYHEPDEKFWLAVGRTRSNKYLIIAAGSAVTTEMRYGDAADGEAEFTTIWPRRELVEYSVEHAIVGGEDRFLILHNDGAENFTLVEAPVSDPNTFRTLIEHRDDVRLDAVDAFEGHLVVSYRSEALPRIQLWPIYADGDYGHPEDITFDSELMSAGISANPNWSSPKLRIGATSFVIPVRIYDIDLASGERTLLREQPVLGDYHPDEYVERRDWALAPDGARVPISIIHRIGVPYPAPTLLYGYGAYESCEDPRFSIARLSLLDRGMVFAVAHVRGGGELGRPWYEHGKLLEKRNTFTDFIVVASHLIQTDVTRPENLVAFGGSAGGLLMGAVANMAPELFAGILAAVPFVDALTTILDPSLPLTVTEWDEWGNPLENEDVYHYMKSYSPYENIEAKDYPAILAMTSLNDTRVLYVEPAKWVAALRHTKTDDRPVLLKTEMNAGHGGISGRYERWKEAAFQYAWLLDAAKANHDGSG is encoded by the coding sequence GTGAAACCACCCGAAGCCAAGAGAATCGACACTCGTCGCGAACATCACGGCGACGTGTTCATCGACCCCTACGAGTGGCTGCGCGACAAGGACAACCCCGAAGTCATCGACTACCTGAAGGCCGAGAACGACTACACCGAACACGCGACCGAGGGCCTGGCCCCGTTGCGGCAGAAGATCTTCGACGAGATCAAGGCCCGCACCAAGGAAACCGATCTGTCGGTACCGACCCGACGCGGCGAGTGGTGGTACTACGGCAGAAGCTTCGAGGGCAAGCAGTACAGCGTGCAATGCCGTTGCCCCGTCACCGATCCCGACGACTGGGTTCCGCCGCTGCTCGACGAGGACACCGAGATTCCTGGTGAGCAGATCCTGCTGGACGAGAACGTCGAGGCCGAAGGGCATGACTTCTTCGCACTCGGCGCAGCCAGCGTCAGCCTGGACGGCAACATCCTGGCCTACTCGGTGGACGTCAAGGGTGACGAGCGATACACGTTGCGGTTCAAAGACTTACGAACCGGATTGCTATACGACGACGAGATCGTAGGGATCGCCGCCGGTGCCACCTGGGCCGCGGACAACCGCACCGTCTACTACGTGACAGTCGACGAGGCGTGGCGCCCAGACACCGTATGGCGGCACCGACTCGGCGCAGGCCTGCCCGCCCAGAGGGTCTACCACGAGCCCGACGAGAAGTTCTGGCTCGCGGTCGGGCGTACCCGAAGCAACAAATACCTCATCATCGCGGCGGGCAGCGCCGTCACCACCGAAATGCGTTATGGCGACGCCGCCGACGGTGAGGCCGAGTTCACTACCATCTGGCCGCGCCGTGAGCTGGTCGAGTATTCCGTCGAGCACGCGATCGTGGGCGGCGAGGACCGGTTCCTGATCCTGCACAACGACGGTGCCGAGAACTTCACGCTCGTCGAGGCTCCCGTCAGTGATCCCAACACATTTCGCACGCTGATCGAGCATCGCGACGATGTGCGGCTCGACGCGGTGGACGCGTTCGAGGGCCATTTGGTAGTCAGCTACCGCAGCGAGGCACTGCCGCGGATCCAGCTGTGGCCGATCTACGCCGACGGCGACTACGGCCATCCCGAGGACATCACGTTCGACTCCGAGTTGATGTCGGCAGGGATTTCGGCCAACCCGAACTGGAGCTCACCCAAGCTGCGGATCGGCGCGACGTCATTCGTGATTCCGGTGCGCATCTATGACATCGACCTCGCCAGCGGTGAACGCACGCTGCTGCGAGAGCAGCCGGTGCTCGGCGACTACCACCCGGACGAGTATGTCGAGCGCCGAGACTGGGCCCTCGCCCCAGACGGCGCACGGGTGCCGATTTCGATCATCCACCGCATCGGCGTGCCCTATCCCGCGCCGACGCTGCTGTATGGCTACGGCGCCTACGAGTCGTGCGAGGATCCGCGGTTCTCCATTGCCCGGCTCTCGCTGCTGGACCGCGGCATGGTGTTCGCCGTCGCGCACGTGCGGGGCGGCGGAGAGCTTGGTCGGCCGTGGTACGAGCACGGCAAGCTGTTGGAGAAGCGAAACACCTTCACCGATTTCATTGTCGTGGCAAGCCATCTCATTCAGACCGACGTGACGCGGCCGGAGAACCTGGTCGCGTTTGGCGGCAGCGCGGGCGGGTTGCTGATGGGCGCCGTTGCCAACATGGCGCCGGAGTTGTTCGCGGGCATTCTGGCAGCGGTGCCCTTCGTCGACGCCCTGACGACCATCCTCGACCCGTCGCTGCCCCTGACAGTGACCGAATGGGACGAGTGGGGAAACCCGTTGGAAAACGAGGATGTCTACCACTACATGAAGTCTTACTCGCCCTACGAGAACATCGAGGCGAAGGACTATCCGGCGATTCTCGCGATGACGTCGTTGAACGACACCAGGGTGCTTTATGTCGAACCTGCGAAATGGGTTGCGGCGCTTAGGCATACCAAGACCGACGATCGCCCGGTATTGCTCAAGACCGAGATGAATGCCGGCCACGGCGGGATCAGTGGGCGCTACGAGCGCTGGAAGGAAGCCGCCTTTCAGTACGCCTGGCTACTGGATGCTGCCAAGGCAAACCACGACGGCAGCGGCTAG
- a CDS encoding cytochrome P450, whose translation MSGLLEIDFTDLDNFASGFPHALFEMHRLEAPVYWHAATENTPDGEGFWSVATHAETLAVFRDPVTFSSVTGGSRPFGGTLLQDLSIAGQVLNMMDDPRHSEIRRLVSSGLTPRMIARVEDDLRARARRLLDAVKPGSPFDFLVEIAAELPMQMICILLGVPESERHWLFEAIEPQFDFGGSRKASVGQLTPEEAGTRMYTYGQELIAAKRAAPTDDMLSVVANAGGLSDLELYLFFSLLFSAGAETTRNSIAGGLLALAEHPSQLALLRSDLSLLPVAIEEMVRWTSPSPSKRRTATRDVELGGCAIKAGQKVQIWEGSANRDSLVFADADTFDIARKPNPHLGFGQGVHYCLGANLARLELRVLFEELLGRFSSVQVVKPVEWTRSNRHTGIRHLEVALR comes from the coding sequence TGGAGATCGACTTCACCGATCTGGACAATTTCGCATCGGGATTTCCGCACGCGTTGTTTGAGATGCATCGGCTCGAGGCGCCGGTGTACTGGCACGCTGCGACCGAGAACACCCCGGACGGCGAGGGCTTCTGGTCGGTAGCCACACACGCGGAAACGCTTGCGGTGTTTCGTGATCCGGTGACGTTTTCTTCCGTTACCGGCGGCTCGCGGCCGTTTGGCGGCACGCTGTTGCAGGATCTGTCGATCGCGGGACAGGTGCTGAACATGATGGACGACCCTCGCCATTCTGAGATTCGGCGGCTGGTCAGCTCGGGGTTGACGCCGCGAATGATCGCGCGGGTGGAGGACGATCTGCGGGCGCGGGCGCGTCGACTGTTGGATGCGGTAAAACCGGGCTCGCCGTTCGATTTTTTGGTTGAGATCGCTGCAGAACTGCCGATGCAGATGATCTGCATTCTGCTGGGAGTGCCTGAGTCCGAACGGCATTGGCTGTTTGAGGCCATCGAGCCGCAGTTCGACTTCGGTGGCTCGCGCAAGGCGTCGGTGGGGCAGTTGACGCCCGAGGAGGCCGGCACCCGGATGTACACCTACGGCCAGGAGCTGATCGCCGCGAAGCGAGCAGCCCCGACCGACGACATGTTGTCTGTGGTGGCGAACGCTGGTGGCCTGTCTGATCTGGAGCTGTATCTATTCTTCAGTCTGCTGTTCAGTGCTGGCGCAGAGACGACGCGCAATTCCATCGCGGGCGGGCTGCTGGCACTGGCTGAGCATCCTTCCCAGCTAGCACTGTTGCGTTCGGATTTGTCGTTGTTGCCGGTAGCGATCGAGGAGATGGTGCGTTGGACGTCGCCGTCGCCGTCCAAGCGGCGCACCGCCACGCGCGACGTCGAGTTGGGTGGGTGTGCCATCAAGGCCGGGCAGAAGGTGCAGATCTGGGAAGGTTCGGCCAACCGCGACTCGTTGGTCTTCGCGGATGCCGATACCTTCGATATCGCGCGTAAACCGAATCCGCACTTGGGGTTTGGTCAGGGCGTGCACTACTGCCTCGGCGCTAACCTGGCCAGACTCGAACTGCGGGTATTGTTCGAGGAGCTACTTGGCCGGTTCTCTTCGGTGCAGGTGGTCAAGCCGGTCGAGTGGACGCGAAGCAACCGTCACACCGGCATCCGGCATTTGGAGGTCGCACTTCGATGA
- a CDS encoding tellurite resistance/C4-dicarboxylate transporter family protein: MKPDSFAAVMATGIVSIAAADHGFDVISGVLIVLAAVALPVLIVGAAVAWRRASWKLTDLDVSLRLCTYVAACAVVGARLAEHRWVLWALAGMALQGWVSLAPMIARRMWCDRRTLRFRARGGWELASVATSGVAILMADLRILFWALVLWAVAIVVYLLMTGLIGWRAVHDSAAPELAQPDIWILMGGAAIATLAGDHIHKAGLTFVWPVTVATWFVATAWIPVLIYVVLRRRVGLAWPAVFPLGMYASATFATAVETGWRWLTTVSLVFFLIALAAWVFTALQALSRIGSPPPPAGGTRLDLAT, from the coding sequence GTGAAGCCGGATTCGTTCGCGGCGGTCATGGCGACCGGCATCGTGTCGATTGCGGCTGCAGATCATGGCTTTGACGTCATCAGCGGGGTGTTGATCGTACTGGCGGCCGTCGCGTTGCCGGTGCTGATCGTCGGGGCCGCGGTTGCCTGGCGGCGAGCGTCGTGGAAGCTCACGGACCTCGATGTGTCGCTTCGGCTGTGCACCTATGTCGCGGCGTGTGCGGTGGTCGGCGCGCGACTTGCCGAGCACAGATGGGTGCTGTGGGCGCTCGCGGGAATGGCGCTGCAGGGATGGGTTTCGCTGGCGCCGATGATCGCGCGGCGCATGTGGTGCGACCGTAGGACGTTGCGCTTTCGCGCGCGTGGGGGTTGGGAACTGGCGAGCGTCGCGACGTCGGGGGTGGCAATCCTGATGGCGGACCTCAGGATCTTGTTCTGGGCCTTGGTGTTATGGGCCGTAGCCATCGTCGTCTACCTGCTGATGACGGGACTGATCGGTTGGCGGGCGGTTCACGATTCGGCCGCCCCGGAGTTGGCGCAACCGGACATCTGGATTCTGATGGGCGGCGCGGCGATTGCGACGCTGGCGGGCGATCACATTCACAAAGCCGGGTTGACGTTTGTGTGGCCCGTGACGGTGGCGACGTGGTTTGTTGCTACGGCATGGATCCCGGTGCTGATCTATGTGGTGCTGCGGCGGCGAGTCGGCCTGGCGTGGCCGGCGGTGTTCCCGCTGGGAATGTATGCGTCGGCCACCTTTGCAACTGCCGTCGAGACCGGTTGGCGGTGGCTGACGACGGTGTCACTGGTGTTCTTCTTGATCGCCCTTGCGGCGTGGGTGTTTACTGCGCTGCAAGCCCTCTCGCGAATCGGATCTCCGCCACCACCCGCTGGGGGTACTCGGTTAGATCTAGCCACGTGA
- a CDS encoding glutathione peroxidase, with amino-acid sequence MTSLNEIALTTLDGRATTLAELADGAALVVNVASKCGLTPQYTALEQLAKDYGDRGLTVIGVPCNQFMGQEPGTAEQIQTFCSTNYGVTFPLLAKTDVNGADRHPLYAELTKATDDSGEAGDIQWNFEKFLLAPGGQVVNRFRPRTAPDAPEVIAAIEAVLPR; translated from the coding sequence ATGACTTCGCTGAACGAAATCGCCCTGACGACGCTGGACGGGCGAGCCACCACGCTTGCCGAGCTCGCAGACGGCGCCGCGCTGGTGGTGAACGTCGCGTCGAAATGCGGCCTCACCCCGCAATACACCGCGCTGGAGCAGCTGGCGAAAGATTACGGCGACCGCGGTCTGACAGTCATCGGCGTGCCGTGCAACCAGTTCATGGGTCAGGAGCCGGGCACGGCCGAGCAGATCCAGACATTCTGTTCGACCAATTACGGCGTGACGTTCCCGCTGCTCGCCAAGACCGACGTCAACGGCGCCGACCGCCATCCGCTCTATGCGGAACTCACCAAGGCCACCGACGACAGCGGCGAGGCGGGCGACATCCAATGGAACTTCGAAAAGTTCCTGCTCGCACCGGGTGGCCAGGTGGTCAACCGGTTCCGGCCGCGCACCGCTCCCGACGCACCCGAGGTGATCGCGGCCATCGAGGCCGTCCTGCCGCGATAG
- a CDS encoding DUF2334 domain-containing protein: protein MAGQLIVSISGISDRTVADVDAFCRQLDERDVPASFLVAPRIKGGYRLDSDGATVEWLAQRREQGDAIVLHGFDEAATKKRRGEFATLPAHEANLRLMAADRVLEHLGLRTRLFAAPGWTVSQGTLMALPRNGFRLLAGVSGITDLVRQTTVRGRVLGIGEGFLSEPWWCRTLVLSAERTARRDGVVRVAVAARHLRRPGPRQAMLDAVDLALMHQCSPSVYHWDPYPALTDAA, encoded by the coding sequence GTGGCTGGACAACTGATCGTCTCGATTTCCGGGATCAGCGATCGCACAGTGGCCGACGTCGATGCGTTTTGCCGCCAGCTCGACGAACGCGACGTGCCTGCTTCATTTCTGGTGGCGCCGCGAATCAAGGGCGGCTACCGACTCGACTCCGATGGGGCGACGGTCGAGTGGCTGGCGCAGCGACGTGAGCAAGGCGATGCGATCGTGTTGCACGGCTTCGACGAGGCAGCCACCAAGAAGCGACGCGGCGAGTTCGCGACATTGCCTGCGCACGAAGCCAATCTGCGGCTGATGGCGGCCGACCGGGTGCTCGAACACCTGGGGCTGCGCACCCGATTGTTCGCCGCACCGGGCTGGACCGTTTCACAAGGCACCCTGATGGCGTTGCCCCGCAATGGGTTTCGACTGCTGGCAGGGGTCAGCGGGATCACCGATTTGGTTCGTCAGACGACGGTGCGGGGCCGGGTGCTCGGTATCGGCGAGGGGTTCTTGAGCGAGCCGTGGTGGTGTCGGACGCTGGTGCTGTCGGCCGAACGCACGGCGCGCCGCGACGGTGTCGTCCGCGTCGCGGTCGCCGCTCGGCACCTGCGCAGGCCGGGACCGCGGCAGGCCATGCTCGACGCCGTCGACTTGGCGCTGATGCACCAATGTTCGCCATCCGTCTACCACTGGGATCCGTATCCCGCGCTGACAGACGCCGCCTGA
- a CDS encoding DoxX family protein yields MAVIVTLVLGTLGARLVGWFGVDYVDSWPQAFAVGMAAMFLMTGVAHFVNPLRRDMIAIVPPRLPAPGLLVTITGVLELVGAAGLAYPPTRVAAAVGLFALMLVMLPANIYAARMPNPPKSMTSRLDVRTVEEVVYLAAAVVVCLGSIQ; encoded by the coding sequence ATGGCCGTCATCGTCACTTTGGTCCTCGGCACGCTGGGTGCTCGCCTGGTCGGCTGGTTCGGAGTCGACTACGTCGACAGCTGGCCGCAAGCGTTTGCGGTCGGGATGGCCGCGATGTTCCTGATGACCGGGGTCGCGCACTTCGTGAACCCGCTTCGGCGCGACATGATCGCGATCGTGCCGCCGCGGCTGCCCGCCCCCGGCCTGCTCGTCACGATCACCGGCGTGCTCGAACTGGTCGGCGCGGCCGGACTGGCGTACCCGCCGACCCGCGTTGCCGCGGCGGTAGGCCTGTTCGCCTTGATGCTGGTGATGTTGCCCGCCAACATCTACGCGGCGCGGATGCCCAACCCGCCGAAGTCGATGACGTCGCGGCTGGATGTGCGCACGGTCGAGGAGGTCGTGTACCTAGCCGCTGCCGTCGTGGTTTGCCTTGGCAGCATCCAGTAG
- a CDS encoding TetR/AcrR family transcriptional regulator, translating into MSRDSYHHGDLKAVILAKAATLVAERGADGISLRELAREAGVSHAAPAHHFTDRRGLFTALAAEGWRLLAEALKGARPDFIEAALAYVRFALAHPGHYAVMFDSSLLNPDDQELIAAVSAAGTELVRGVGTLDDSRAKGDPQAAALAAWSLVHGFSLLWLNKAIDDDSDPIALVHRVAGMLFKNG; encoded by the coding sequence ATGAGCAGGGATTCTTATCACCACGGCGATCTGAAGGCCGTCATATTGGCCAAGGCCGCCACCCTGGTGGCCGAACGCGGCGCCGACGGGATCTCGCTGCGCGAACTCGCGCGTGAGGCCGGTGTCTCACACGCCGCCCCTGCGCATCACTTCACCGACCGTCGCGGCTTGTTCACCGCATTGGCTGCCGAGGGTTGGCGGCTGCTGGCTGAGGCGCTGAAGGGTGCCCGCCCGGACTTCATCGAAGCCGCGCTGGCGTATGTGCGGTTCGCGCTCGCCCATCCCGGCCACTACGCGGTGATGTTCGACAGCTCGCTGCTGAATCCAGACGACCAGGAGCTGATCGCCGCGGTGAGCGCCGCTGGGACAGAGCTTGTCCGGGGCGTCGGCACGCTCGACGATTCGCGCGCCAAAGGCGATCCACAGGCCGCGGCCTTGGCGGCATGGTCTCTGGTGCATGGCTTTTCGCTGCTGTGGCTCAACAAGGCGATAGATGACGACTCGGATCCGATCGCATTGGTGCACCGTGTCGCGGGAATGCTTTTCAAGAACGGTTAA
- a CDS encoding RidA family protein gives MTFEQRVSELGLQLPPEPLLPPGVRIPFEWVRVVGSRCVLSGHGALGSDGAPVGPFGRVPSEVSLEDAQESARLTVLAMLSAIRMALGSLDRVDDWVTLSGFVNADPGYPQTTAVLNPASDLLLDVFGEHGRHARTAIGAAALPLNLPVIMSAEVIVTP, from the coding sequence ATGACATTTGAGCAGCGCGTCTCCGAACTCGGCTTGCAGCTTCCGCCGGAGCCGTTGCTTCCACCGGGAGTCCGGATTCCGTTCGAGTGGGTGCGGGTGGTGGGTTCGCGGTGCGTGCTCAGTGGCCACGGTGCTCTTGGCTCGGATGGTGCACCCGTGGGCCCGTTCGGTCGGGTGCCGAGCGAGGTGTCGTTGGAGGATGCGCAGGAGTCCGCGCGGTTAACCGTGCTGGCGATGCTGAGCGCTATCCGTATGGCGTTGGGATCGCTTGACCGGGTGGATGATTGGGTGACGCTGAGCGGATTCGTCAACGCCGACCCGGGCTATCCCCAGACGACAGCGGTGCTCAATCCGGCGTCGGATCTACTGCTCGATGTGTTCGGCGAGCACGGCAGACACGCGCGGACCGCGATAGGCGCGGCGGCATTACCGCTGAATCTGCCCGTGATCATGTCAGCTGAGGTGATCGTTACGCCGTGA
- a CDS encoding phosphoribosylaminoimidazolesuccinocarboxamide synthase, producing MRPSLSDYEHLASGKVRELYRIDDETLLFVATDRISAYDYILDSEIPDKGRILTAMSVFFFDHVAAPNHLAGPPDDERIPQEVLGRALVVQELEMLPVEAVARGYLTGSGLTDYQKTGKVCGIALPPGLSEASKFLQPLFTPATKAELGQHDENITFNDVIELVGAVRANQLREKTLQTYIQGADHALTKGIIVADTKFEFGVDKHGNLRLADEVFTPDSSRYWRADEYQEGVVQQSFDKQFVRNWLTGPESGWDRNGDKPPPPLPPDIVDATRARYIEAYERISGRKFSDWIKP from the coding sequence ATGCGCCCGTCTCTGTCGGACTACGAACATCTGGCCAGCGGCAAGGTTCGCGAGCTGTACCGCATCGACGACGAGACCCTGCTGTTCGTCGCCACGGACCGAATCTCGGCATACGACTACATCCTCGACTCCGAGATACCCGACAAGGGCCGCATCCTGACCGCGATGAGCGTCTTTTTCTTCGACCACGTCGCGGCGCCCAACCACCTGGCAGGGCCGCCCGACGACGAGCGCATTCCGCAGGAGGTGCTCGGCCGCGCACTGGTCGTCCAGGAGCTCGAGATGCTGCCCGTCGAGGCCGTCGCCCGCGGCTACCTGACCGGCTCGGGCCTGACCGATTACCAGAAGACCGGGAAGGTGTGCGGCATCGCGCTGCCGCCTGGACTGTCGGAGGCCAGCAAGTTCCTCCAGCCCCTGTTCACCCCGGCCACCAAAGCCGAACTGGGACAACACGATGAGAACATCACGTTCAATGACGTGATCGAACTGGTCGGTGCGGTCAGGGCCAACCAGCTTCGCGAAAAGACCTTGCAGACCTATATCCAGGGCGCCGATCACGCGCTGACGAAAGGCATTATCGTCGCCGACACCAAGTTCGAGTTCGGCGTGGACAAGCACGGAAATCTTCGACTGGCCGACGAGGTCTTCACGCCCGACTCCAGCCGATACTGGCGCGCCGACGAATACCAGGAAGGCGTGGTCCAGCAGAGCTTCGACAAGCAGTTCGTCCGCAACTGGCTCACCGGCCCGGAGTCCGGCTGGGACCGCAACGGCGACAAGCCGCCACCACCGCTGCCACCCGACATCGTCGACGCCACCCGTGCCCGCTATATCGAGGCCTACGAACGCATCTCGGGCCGCAAGTTCAGCGACTGGATCAAGCCGTGA